A stretch of Streptococcus sp. oral taxon 061 DNA encodes these proteins:
- a CDS encoding DUF805 domain-containing protein translates to MINAYKNFFKGYVDFAGRSTRSDYWWVWLGNIILYIPFFLTYGNALANSRNEGALISLGFIAIIYFIFGLALLLPSLALMVRRLRDAGFHWALIFILFVPLGSIVLLVLFAMPTKETL, encoded by the coding sequence ATGATTAACGCTTATAAGAATTTTTTTAAAGGATATGTAGATTTTGCAGGCCGTTCAACACGTTCCGACTATTGGTGGGTTTGGCTTGGAAATATTATTCTTTATATTCCTTTCTTCTTAACATACGGAAATGCTCTGGCTAATTCGCGAAACGAGGGTGCTCTTATATCTTTGGGCTTTATCGCTATTATCTATTTTATTTTTGGCCTAGCACTTTTATTGCCGTCACTTGCTTTGATGGTCCGTCGCCTTCGTGATGCTGGTTTCCACTGGGCATTGATCTTTATTTTATTCGTTCCACTAGGTAGTATTGTTCTTCTAGTACTTTTCGCTATGCCAACAAAGGAAACACTATAA